A genomic window from Chitinophaga pollutisoli includes:
- a CDS encoding histidine kinase — translation MKKFQKVEIWVATGFYLLTWMMLLFPVLSYDVRTYSWQAHQFEREGLYYDHFLHTVWPGLLFATAAFGGFLMLNIRVMPEFIEHRRNWRGVVLALATAVCAWAMMMVAESWWYGFLTTFPTVSAFHLWCAGRAAIILFVALVGFAAYYGLKVLLLTGAQEGWMGRIRGVKVPADMIVMVIVWLSLTFFFILDRRPARTNFLFWVGGCYVIAYYFLSRRFFQPLLRKERSWQQLFPNAIVVVLVTFVAASVLFDATTNIRGMVGYYFMILGAELLLVVPLAWGITRLTLKQKNEVLSLEKALGRSSANLDFLRSQINPHFLFNALNTLYGTALQERAARTSEGIQKLGDMMRFMLHENTEEKIHLSKEVAYLQNYISLQRLRTQESPDIKIEVNIQESDCEHSIAPMLLIPFVENAFKHGISLRNRSWIVVSMSCDAQHIYFDAYNSIHPRPENDPERNSLGIGLNNVRRRLQLLYPGRHELSIRQTATEFFVHLTITSDKLL, via the coding sequence ATGAAGAAATTCCAGAAGGTGGAAATATGGGTAGCAACCGGTTTTTACCTGTTGACATGGATGATGCTCCTGTTCCCTGTCCTTTCCTATGACGTCCGCACTTATTCCTGGCAGGCGCACCAGTTCGAAAGGGAAGGACTTTACTACGATCATTTCCTCCATACCGTATGGCCCGGACTGCTATTCGCCACCGCTGCATTTGGTGGGTTTCTCATGCTGAACATCCGTGTGATGCCCGAGTTCATCGAGCACAGGCGCAACTGGCGGGGTGTGGTGCTGGCACTGGCAACGGCTGTATGCGCCTGGGCGATGATGATGGTCGCCGAAAGCTGGTGGTACGGCTTTCTGACCACATTCCCAACTGTATCCGCATTTCACCTCTGGTGCGCCGGCCGCGCGGCGATCATCCTGTTTGTGGCGCTGGTGGGATTTGCGGCGTATTACGGGCTGAAGGTGCTCCTGCTCACCGGCGCCCAGGAAGGATGGATGGGCCGCATCAGGGGCGTGAAAGTACCTGCCGATATGATCGTGATGGTTATTGTCTGGCTGTCGCTGACATTCTTTTTCATCCTCGACCGCCGGCCTGCCCGCACCAATTTCCTCTTCTGGGTTGGCGGCTGCTACGTGATCGCGTATTATTTCCTCAGCCGCCGCTTCTTCCAGCCCCTCCTCCGCAAGGAGCGCAGCTGGCAACAGCTGTTCCCCAACGCGATCGTGGTGGTGCTCGTCACTTTCGTGGCCGCCAGCGTGTTGTTCGATGCTACCACCAACATCCGCGGGATGGTCGGGTATTATTTCATGATTTTGGGCGCCGAACTGCTGTTGGTGGTACCCCTGGCCTGGGGCATCACGCGGCTGACCCTGAAACAAAAAAATGAGGTGTTGAGCCTGGAAAAAGCGTTGGGTCGCTCTTCCGCCAATCTGGACTTTCTCCGCTCCCAGATCAACCCTCATTTTCTCTTCAACGCCCTTAACACGCTATACGGCACCGCCCTTCAGGAACGCGCCGCCCGCACCAGCGAAGGCATCCAGAAGCTGGGGGATATGATGCGGTTCATGCTCCACGAGAACACGGAAGAAAAAATCCACCTCAGCAAGGAAGTCGCCTATCTCCAGAATTACATCTCCCTCCAGCGCCTCCGCACCCAGGAATCCCCCGATATCAAGATCGAAGTCAACATCCAGGAATCTGATTGCGAGCACAGCATCGCGCCCATGCTCCTGATCCCCTTCGTCGAGAATGCTTTCAAACACGGCATCAGCCTCCGGAACCGGTCGTGGATCGTGGTGTCGATGTCCTGCGATGCGCAACATATCTACTTCGATGCCTACAACAGCATCCACCCGCGGCCCGAAAATGACCCGGAAAGGAATAGCCTCGGCATCGGGCTGAATAACGTCCGCCGCCGCCTGCAATTGCTGTACCCCGGCCGCCACGAGCTTTCCATCCGCCAAACCGCCACCGAATTCTTTGTCCATCTTACCATTACTTCCGATAAATTATTGTAG